The following proteins are encoded in a genomic region of Anser cygnoides isolate HZ-2024a breed goose chromosome 13, Taihu_goose_T2T_genome, whole genome shotgun sequence:
- the SMARCA1 gene encoding probable global transcription activator SNF2L1 isoform X1, producing the protein MDPGPGSPGVPAATRSDGEVPSTSAAQEPGSEEKNDPPFQLKPPPKAARPEKEIDPEYEEKMKADRAKRFEFLLKQTELFAHFIQPAAQKSPTSPLKVKLGRPRIKKDEKQCLISAGDYRHRRTEQEEDEELLSESRKTSNVCIRFEESPSYVKGGTLRDYQVRGLNWMISLYENGVNGILADEMGLGKTLQTIALLGYLKHYRNIPGPHMVLVPKSTLHNWMNEFKRWVPSLRAVCLIGDKDARAAFIRDVMMPGEWDVCVTSYEMVIKEKSVFKKFNWRYLVIDEAHRIKNEKSKLSEIVREFKTTNRLLLTGTPLQNNLHELWALLNFLLPDVFNSADDFDSWFDTKNCLGDQKLVERLHAVLKPFLLRRIKAEVEKSLPPKKEVKIYLGLSKMQREWYTRILMKDIDILNSAGKMDKMRLLNILMQLRKCCNHPYLFDGAEPGPPYTTDTHLITNSGKMLVLDKLLAKLREQGSRVLLFSQMTRLLDILEDYCMWRGYEYCRLDGQTPHEEREEAIDTFNAPNSSKFIFMLSTRAGGLGINLATADVVILYDSDWNPQVDLQAMDRAHRIGQKKPVRVFRLITDNTVEERIVERAEIKLRLDSIVIQQGRLIDQQSNKLAKDEMLQMIRHGATHVFASKDSELTEEDITTILERGEKKTAEMNERLQKMGESSLRNFTMDTEMSLYNFEGEDYREKQKLSMMEWIEPPKRERKANYAVDAYFREALRVSEPKVPKAPRPPKQPNIQDFQFFPPRLFELLEKEILYYRKTIGYKVPRNPDLPNAAQVQKEEQKKIDDSMPLTPEETEEKEKLLTQGFTNWNKRDFNQFIKANEKYGRDDIDNIAREVEGKSPEEVIEYSAVFWERCNELQDIERIMAQIERGEARIQRRISIKKALDAKIARYKAPFHQLRIQYGTNKGKNYTEEEDRFLICMLHKMGFDKENVYEELRQCVRNAPQFRFDWFIKSRTAMEFQRRCNTLISLIEKENMEIEEKERAEKKKRGSKVTSSQKRKADLATENSGKKDAKKVKS; encoded by the exons aaaaatgatcCTCCATTTCAACTCAAACCTCCTCCAAAGGCGGCTAggcctgaaaaagaaattgatcCAGAATATGAAGAGAAGATG AAAGCGGATAGAGCAAAAAGATTTGAGTTCCTCCTGAAGCAGACAGAACTCTTTGCACATTTTATCCAGCCTGCGGCACAAAAATCACCAACATCTCCTTTGAAAGTCAAGCTGGGACGGCCACGgataaagaaagatgaaaagcagtGTTTGATTTCAGCTGGGGA CTATCGTCACAGGCGCACAGAacaagaagaagatgaagagctGTTGTCAGAAAGTCGGAAAACATCTAATGTGTGCATCCGATTTGAGGAGTCTCCTTCGT ATGTGAAAGGAGGAACACTAAGAGATTATCAGGTTAGAGGTTTGAACTGGATGATCTCACTGTATGAAAATGGTGTTAATGGCATTCTGGCAGATGAAATG GGTCTTGGTAAGACTCTGCAAACAATAGCATTATTAGGCTATCTGAAGCATTACCGAAACATTCCTGGGCCACACATGGTCCTGGTTCCAAAATCAACTTTGCACAATTGGATGAATGAATTTAAACGCTGGGTACCATCATTACGTGCTGTTTGCCTTATTGGAGACAAAGATGCCAGA GCTGCCTTTATCCGTGATGTTATGATGCCTGGTGAATGGGATGTTTGTGTTACATCATATGAAATGGTAATTAAAGAGAAGTCAGTCTTCAAAAAATTTAACTGGAGGTACCTGGTAATTGATGAAGCCCACAGAATAAAGAATGAGAAGTCTAAG CTGTCAGAGATTGTCCGTGAGTTCAAGACAACGAACCGATTGCTGCTTACTGGAACACCTTTACAGAATAACCTCCATGAGCTGTGGGCATTGCTCAATTTCCTTTTACCTGATGTCTTTAATTCTGCAGAT GATTTTGACTCATGGTTTGATACTAAAAATTGTCTTGGTGATCAGAAGCTTGTAGAAAGACTTCATGCT GTTTTAAAGCCATTCTTATTACGTCGCATAAAAGCAGAAGTAGAAAAGAGTTTGCCTCCAAAGAAGGAAGTAAAAATTTATCTTGGACTCAGCAAAATGCAGAGGGAATG GTATACAAGGATCTTGATGAAAGATATTGATATCCTAAATTCAGCTGGGAAAATGGATAAGATGCGTCTGCTGAATATTCTGATGCAGTTGCGGAAGTGCTGTAATCATCCTTACTTATTTGATGGTGCTGAACCTGGCCCTCCTTACACCACTGACACACATCTCATCACGAACAGTGGTAAAATGTTAGTTCTGGATAAACTGCTAGCAAAACTCAGAGAGCAAG GTTCCAGAGTTCTGCTTTTTAGCCAGATGACTCGTTTATTGGATATCTTGGAAGACTATTGTATGTGGCGTGGATATGAGTACTGCCGACTTGATGGACAGACACCACACGAAGAAAGAGAG GAAGCAATAGACACATTTAATGCTCCCAACAGCAGtaaattcattttcatgctGAGTACCAGAGCTGGAGGTCTAGGAATTAATTTGGCAACTGCTGATGTGGTGATTCTCTATGACTCAGATTGGAACCCTCAAGTAGATCTGCAAGCCATG GATCGTGCGCATCGTATTGGTCAAAAGAAACCAGTACGGGTGTTCCGACTAATCACTGATAATACTGTTGAAGAGAGGATTGTAGAAAgagctgaaataaaactgagacTGGACTCTATAGTAATACAACAAG GAAGGCTCATAGACCAACAGTCTAACAAACTGGCAAAAGACGAAATGCTGCAGATGATCCGGCACGGAGCTACCCATGTTTTTGCATCTAAGGACAGTGAGCTGACAGAAGAAGACATAACCACTATCTTAGAAAGAGGTGAAAAGAAG ACAGCTGAAATGAACGAACGATTGCAGAAAATGGGGGAAAGCTCTTTAAGAAACTTCACTATGGACACAGAGATGAGCTTATACAACTTCGAAGGTGAAGATtatagagaaaaacagaag CTGAGCATGATGGAATGGATAGAGCCTCCAAAACGAGAGCGCAAAGCCAATTATGCAGTTGATGCTTATTTCAGAGAAGCCCTACGTGTTAGTGAACCAAAAGTCCCAAAG GCTCCACGACCTCCAAAACAGCCAAATATTCAGGATTTCCAATTTTTTCCACCACGATTATTTgaacttctggaaaaagaaattctatATTACCGTAAGACTATAGGATataag GTACCCAGGAACCCTGACCTCCCGAATGCAGCCCAGGTacaaaaagaagagcaaaagaaGATAGATGATTCTATGCCTCTGActcctgaagaaactgaagagaaagaaaagctactAACACAG GGTTTTACAAACTGGAATAAAAGGGATTTTAATCAGTTTATTAAAGCTAATGAGAAATACGGTCGTGATGATATAGATAATATTGCCCGTGAGGTGGAAGGAAAGTCACCCGAGGAGGTCATTGAGTATTCAG ctgttttctGGGAACGTTGCAACGAACTGCAGGACATTGAGAGGATTATGGCTCAAATTGAACGAGGAGAGGCAAGAATTCAACGGAGAATCAGTATCAAGAAAGCCCTTGATGCCAAA ATTGCAAGGTATAAAGCACCTTTCCATCAGTTGCGTATCCAGTATGGaacaaacaaagggaaaaattacACAGAAGAAGAAGACAGATTTCTGATATGCATGTTACACAAGATGGGCTTTGACAAAGAAAACGTGTATGAAGAACTACGGCAGTGTGTGCGCAATGCTCCTCAGTTCAGATTTGACTGGTTTATCAAATCTAGAACTGCAATG GAGTTTCAGAGACGCTGTAATACTCTCATATCATTaatagaaaaagagaatatGGAAATTGAGGAGAAAGAACgagctgaaaagaagaaaagaggatcAAAAGTCACATCG tcacagaagagaaaagcagatttgGCTACTGAGAACTCCGGAAAAAAAGATGCTAAGAAAGTGAAGTCGTGA
- the SMARCA1 gene encoding probable global transcription activator SNF2L1 isoform X2, whose protein sequence is MKSCCQKVGKHLMCASDLRSLLRRNLTFTDVKGGTLRDYQVRGLNWMISLYENGVNGILADEMGLGKTLQTIALLGYLKHYRNIPGPHMVLVPKSTLHNWMNEFKRWVPSLRAVCLIGDKDARAAFIRDVMMPGEWDVCVTSYEMVIKEKSVFKKFNWRYLVIDEAHRIKNEKSKLSEIVREFKTTNRLLLTGTPLQNNLHELWALLNFLLPDVFNSADDFDSWFDTKNCLGDQKLVERLHAVLKPFLLRRIKAEVEKSLPPKKEVKIYLGLSKMQREWYTRILMKDIDILNSAGKMDKMRLLNILMQLRKCCNHPYLFDGAEPGPPYTTDTHLITNSGKMLVLDKLLAKLREQGSRVLLFSQMTRLLDILEDYCMWRGYEYCRLDGQTPHEEREEAIDTFNAPNSSKFIFMLSTRAGGLGINLATADVVILYDSDWNPQVDLQAMDRAHRIGQKKPVRVFRLITDNTVEERIVERAEIKLRLDSIVIQQGRLIDQQSNKLAKDEMLQMIRHGATHVFASKDSELTEEDITTILERGEKKTAEMNERLQKMGESSLRNFTMDTEMSLYNFEGEDYREKQKLSMMEWIEPPKRERKANYAVDAYFREALRVSEPKVPKAPRPPKQPNIQDFQFFPPRLFELLEKEILYYRKTIGYKVPRNPDLPNAAQVQKEEQKKIDDSMPLTPEETEEKEKLLTQGFTNWNKRDFNQFIKANEKYGRDDIDNIAREVEGKSPEEVIEYSAVFWERCNELQDIERIMAQIERGEARIQRRISIKKALDAKIARYKAPFHQLRIQYGTNKGKNYTEEEDRFLICMLHKMGFDKENVYEELRQCVRNAPQFRFDWFIKSRTAMEFQRRCNTLISLIEKENMEIEEKERAEKKKRGSKVTSSQKRKADLATENSGKKDAKKVKS, encoded by the exons atgaagagctGTTGTCAGAAAGTCGGAAAACATCTAATGTGTGCATCCGATTTGAGGAGTCTCCTTCGT AGGAATCTTACATTTACAGATGTGAAAGGAGGAACACTAAGAGATTATCAGGTTAGAGGTTTGAACTGGATGATCTCACTGTATGAAAATGGTGTTAATGGCATTCTGGCAGATGAAATG GGTCTTGGTAAGACTCTGCAAACAATAGCATTATTAGGCTATCTGAAGCATTACCGAAACATTCCTGGGCCACACATGGTCCTGGTTCCAAAATCAACTTTGCACAATTGGATGAATGAATTTAAACGCTGGGTACCATCATTACGTGCTGTTTGCCTTATTGGAGACAAAGATGCCAGA GCTGCCTTTATCCGTGATGTTATGATGCCTGGTGAATGGGATGTTTGTGTTACATCATATGAAATGGTAATTAAAGAGAAGTCAGTCTTCAAAAAATTTAACTGGAGGTACCTGGTAATTGATGAAGCCCACAGAATAAAGAATGAGAAGTCTAAG CTGTCAGAGATTGTCCGTGAGTTCAAGACAACGAACCGATTGCTGCTTACTGGAACACCTTTACAGAATAACCTCCATGAGCTGTGGGCATTGCTCAATTTCCTTTTACCTGATGTCTTTAATTCTGCAGAT GATTTTGACTCATGGTTTGATACTAAAAATTGTCTTGGTGATCAGAAGCTTGTAGAAAGACTTCATGCT GTTTTAAAGCCATTCTTATTACGTCGCATAAAAGCAGAAGTAGAAAAGAGTTTGCCTCCAAAGAAGGAAGTAAAAATTTATCTTGGACTCAGCAAAATGCAGAGGGAATG GTATACAAGGATCTTGATGAAAGATATTGATATCCTAAATTCAGCTGGGAAAATGGATAAGATGCGTCTGCTGAATATTCTGATGCAGTTGCGGAAGTGCTGTAATCATCCTTACTTATTTGATGGTGCTGAACCTGGCCCTCCTTACACCACTGACACACATCTCATCACGAACAGTGGTAAAATGTTAGTTCTGGATAAACTGCTAGCAAAACTCAGAGAGCAAG GTTCCAGAGTTCTGCTTTTTAGCCAGATGACTCGTTTATTGGATATCTTGGAAGACTATTGTATGTGGCGTGGATATGAGTACTGCCGACTTGATGGACAGACACCACACGAAGAAAGAGAG GAAGCAATAGACACATTTAATGCTCCCAACAGCAGtaaattcattttcatgctGAGTACCAGAGCTGGAGGTCTAGGAATTAATTTGGCAACTGCTGATGTGGTGATTCTCTATGACTCAGATTGGAACCCTCAAGTAGATCTGCAAGCCATG GATCGTGCGCATCGTATTGGTCAAAAGAAACCAGTACGGGTGTTCCGACTAATCACTGATAATACTGTTGAAGAGAGGATTGTAGAAAgagctgaaataaaactgagacTGGACTCTATAGTAATACAACAAG GAAGGCTCATAGACCAACAGTCTAACAAACTGGCAAAAGACGAAATGCTGCAGATGATCCGGCACGGAGCTACCCATGTTTTTGCATCTAAGGACAGTGAGCTGACAGAAGAAGACATAACCACTATCTTAGAAAGAGGTGAAAAGAAG ACAGCTGAAATGAACGAACGATTGCAGAAAATGGGGGAAAGCTCTTTAAGAAACTTCACTATGGACACAGAGATGAGCTTATACAACTTCGAAGGTGAAGATtatagagaaaaacagaag CTGAGCATGATGGAATGGATAGAGCCTCCAAAACGAGAGCGCAAAGCCAATTATGCAGTTGATGCTTATTTCAGAGAAGCCCTACGTGTTAGTGAACCAAAAGTCCCAAAG GCTCCACGACCTCCAAAACAGCCAAATATTCAGGATTTCCAATTTTTTCCACCACGATTATTTgaacttctggaaaaagaaattctatATTACCGTAAGACTATAGGATataag GTACCCAGGAACCCTGACCTCCCGAATGCAGCCCAGGTacaaaaagaagagcaaaagaaGATAGATGATTCTATGCCTCTGActcctgaagaaactgaagagaaagaaaagctactAACACAG GGTTTTACAAACTGGAATAAAAGGGATTTTAATCAGTTTATTAAAGCTAATGAGAAATACGGTCGTGATGATATAGATAATATTGCCCGTGAGGTGGAAGGAAAGTCACCCGAGGAGGTCATTGAGTATTCAG ctgttttctGGGAACGTTGCAACGAACTGCAGGACATTGAGAGGATTATGGCTCAAATTGAACGAGGAGAGGCAAGAATTCAACGGAGAATCAGTATCAAGAAAGCCCTTGATGCCAAA ATTGCAAGGTATAAAGCACCTTTCCATCAGTTGCGTATCCAGTATGGaacaaacaaagggaaaaattacACAGAAGAAGAAGACAGATTTCTGATATGCATGTTACACAAGATGGGCTTTGACAAAGAAAACGTGTATGAAGAACTACGGCAGTGTGTGCGCAATGCTCCTCAGTTCAGATTTGACTGGTTTATCAAATCTAGAACTGCAATG GAGTTTCAGAGACGCTGTAATACTCTCATATCATTaatagaaaaagagaatatGGAAATTGAGGAGAAAGAACgagctgaaaagaagaaaagaggatcAAAAGTCACATCG tcacagaagagaaaagcagatttgGCTACTGAGAACTCCGGAAAAAAAGATGCTAAGAAAGTGAAGTCGTGA